Proteins found in one Abyssibius alkaniclasticus genomic segment:
- a CDS encoding DUF2312 domain-containing protein — MDVTDDDNSNPSQYRITATELRAFVERFERLEVEKKDLADQQKEVMAEAKGRGYDTKVLRKIVSLRKKDPAEISEEEAVLQLYREALGM, encoded by the coding sequence ATGGACGTGACCGACGACGACAATTCCAACCCCAGCCAATATCGCATTACCGCCACGGAGCTTCGCGCTTTTGTCGAGCGTTTTGAACGGCTTGAGGTGGAAAAGAAAGACCTTGCCGACCAGCAGAAAGAGGTGATGGCCGAGGCAAAGGGCCGGGGCTATGACACCAAGGTGCTGCGCAAGATCGTCTCGCTGCGCAAGAAAGACCCTGCCGAAATTTCCGAGGAAGAGGCCGTGTTGCAGCTTTATCGTGAAGCGCTTGGCATGTAG